Genomic DNA from Lutibacter sp. A80:
GTGCTTTTGCTACTTTTTTAACAAATGCCGGATTTAACTCTTTAGATGATGTACCTGTTGATGTTTTAACACAAATACTACTAAACCACGTTGTTGCAGGAAATGTACAATCTAGTGATTTAGCTAATGGTTATATTAGTTCACTTTCCACTGCAACTCCAAACGGCGCTAATATGAGTATGTATATTGACATAACTAATGATGTTAAAATTAATGGAACTGCTACTGTAACTGGCGCTGACAATAATGTAGACAACGGTGTTATTCACTTAGTAGATGCCATTATTGGATTACCAACTATTGTTACTATGGCAACCTCAAATAATAGCTTTGCTAATTTAGTAGCTGCCTTAACTAGAGATGACCAACCTGATTTTGTAAGTGTATTATCTACTGTAAATGGAACTGACCCCGCTCCTTTTACTGTTTTTGCCCCAACTGATGCTGCTTTTAGTGCTTTATTAACGGAACTTGGCGCTGATAGCTTATCTGATATTGATGGTGCCACTTTAACCGCAACTTTAAATCATCACGTTGTAGGTGGTGCAAATGTAACTGCTGAAATGCTTACTGATAATATGACAGTAACTACTCTAGGTGGCGATATTACTGCAAACATCTCTGGTGGCGCTACGTTAACCGACGCCAATGATAGAGTAAGTAATATTATAGCTACAAATGTACAAACTGCTAATGGAGTTATTCACGTTATTGACAAAGTAGTTTTACCTAATTTAAATTAATATTCTTTAATTATTTAATTACATAAAAAGACTGTTTGAAAAGTTTAAAAACCAATCAAACAGGCTTTTTTCATTTTATAAATTTATTCTTCTACATGACTACCCTTAATAGGTTTAGATTTATTTGGTAAAATTAAATTTAAAATTACCCCAACAACAGAAGCCAAACCAATTCCTGCTAAAGAAAAGTTTCCAAACCCTATTTGAGCACCCCCAATTCCAACGGTTAAAATAATAGAAACAATAACTTGATTTCTAGTAATTGAAAAATCTGTTTTTGCATCTATTAATGTTCTAATTCCAATACTAGCAATCATACCAAAAAGCAACAACATAATACCTCCTAAAACAGCCGAAGGAATTGTTTTTAAAATAGCACTAATTTTACCTATAACCGAAAACACAATTGCTGTAACAGCTGCAATACGTAACACTCTTGGATCAGTAATTTTTGTTAAAGCAACAGCTCCTGTTACTTCAGAATACGTTGTATTTGGTGGTCCTCCAAAAAAGCCAGCAAATGCAGTTGCTACACCATCACCTAATAACGTTCTGTGTAAACCTGGATCTTTCACAAACTTTTTATTTGCAACACCTCCAATTGCATACATATCACCTATATGCTCAATAATAGGTGCAATTGCAACTGGAATCATATATAAAATTGCTCCCCAATTGAACTCAGGTGATGTAAATTTTGGAAAAGCAAACCAAGCTGCTTCATTTACCGGTGAAAAATCTACCAAACCTGTAAAAATTGATATTACATAACCTACAACAATTCCTATAAATATTGGAATTAATTTAATCAACCCTTTTGTAAAAGTCACAATAATTATAGCTGTAGCTAAAACTGCAATTGCAATTGGCCAATTAGATTTAGCCATATCTACACCAGTTGAAGCTAAAGACAACCCTATAATCATAATAACAGGCCCCACTACAACTGCTGGAAATATTTTTTCAATAACACGTAATCCCCATAATTTTATAATAGCAGAGACTATTGAATAAACAATACCTACTGCAATAATACCTCCTAATGCACCAGGGTAACCATATAATTTTGTCGCAGCAATTATAGGCGCAATAAAAGCAAAACTACTTCCTAAAAAAACAGGGACTTTTCCTTTGGTTATTAGATGAAATATTAATGTTCCAACACCTGCTGTAAATAAAGCTACTGCAGGGTCTATATCAATTAAAAGTGGTACTAATACTGTTGCCCCAAAAGCAACAAATAAAAATTGAATTCCAATAATTATTCTTTTTACTGGGTTTGAAGTGTTGGTTAAAATTTGATTTTGTTTCATTTATTAAAATTTATTGGTTTTATAAGTCGTAATTAAATATTACTGATACAATCAGTATAAAAATTTAATAATAATTTGACCTTTAGCTAGTATCAATTTAGATTCACACCTAAAACAGTGTTAAAAATTTAATCGAACTAATTTACTTATAAAATCAAAACAATTTTATAACCATTAAAAATGTTATTAAAACATAATGTTAATAATTATACAAAAAATAAATACTGTAATTTTTACATTTTTATTAAATAAAATACTAAACACTTCACATTACAACATATTATTAAATACTAGTTATTTTAAGCACACTTAAACCCTTACTAATTTTCTCTTAAAATTTAAATCTTCTTAAATCAAGTCACTCATCTTGATTTAAAACAAAAATAAAGCATCGTTTTTCAAAATAATTTCATAAAAGTTGTTTTTACCATATATTCAATAAAAACAATCAATAATTTATTATTATTAACAATATAGATGTTAAAACTTATATTTTTAAGATATATTTAATAAATTAAGTGAATTAAATTCTGCAAAAACAAAAAAACACTATTAAAAATATGACTTTTGTAAGATATTTTTTGCAATTGTATTGTTAACTTTGTTACAGATGAAATTCTAAAAACAAATTATTAAAGTTTTATATAAACAATAAATAAAGTATGAAAGTTGTTGATAAAATAGCCCATTTAATTGAACGCCGAAAAAAAACAGTGCAAATGGGCGGCAAAGATAGAATTGAAAAGCAACACGCAAAGGGCAAGCTAACAGCTCGTGAGCGCTTAAACCTTTTATTTGATGAAGATACTTTTCATGAAGTAGATGCATTTGTAAAACACAGATCTGTAAACTTTGGGATGGAATCCATAGAAATTGAATCTGATGGTGTTATTGTAGGCTACGGATTGGTAAACGGCAGAACAGTTTTTGCTTATTCACAAGATTTTACATCTAGAGGTGGTTCTTTAGGAGAAATGAATGCTTCTAAAATATGTAAAATAATGGATTTAGCAATAAAAGCAGGTGCTCCAATTGTTGGATTAAACGATTCTGGTGGCGCAAGAGTTGAAGAAGGTGTAGATGCCTTAAAAGGCTATGGAGATATTTTCTTTAGAAATTCGAGAGCTTCAGGTGTAGTTCCTCAAATCTCTGCAATTATGGGACCTTGTGCTGGTGGTGCCGTATACTCTCCTGCAATGACCGATTTTGTTTTTATGGTTAAAGAAACAAGCCATATGTTTATTACGAGTCCTTATGTAATTAAAACTGTAACTGGAGAAGAAACTACTTTTGAAGATTTAGGAGGTGCAATGGTTCACAATTCAAAAAGTGGTAACGCACATTTTGCTTGTGAGAACGATGAAGATTGTATAGAACAAATTAGAGATCTTTTAGATTACTTACCTAATAACAATATGGAAAATGCTCCAATTTTAGAAACTGGTGACGATCCTAAAAGAATGTGTGACACCCTAGATAACATTATCCCAGATGATTCTAAAGTGCCATACGACATGAAAGAAATTATTGAAGAAGTACTTGATGGTAATGATTTTTATGAAGTCCACGAATATTTTGCTGAAAACTGTATTGTTGGCTTCGGTAGGTTAAATAATAGATCTGTTGGTATTATAGCAAACCAACCAATGATTTTAGCAGGATGCTTGGATATTGATGCTTCCGATAAAATTAGTCGTTTTATGAGAACTTGTGATGCTTTCAACATCCCTTTAATTACGTTTGTTGATGTTCCTGGATATTTACCAGGCGTACATCAAGAATGGAATGGAATAATAAGACATGGAGCTAAATTATTATGGAGTTATTCAGAATCTACTGTGCCAAAAATAACCGTTGTTGTTAGAAAAGATTACGGAGGTGCATATTTAGCAATGAGCTCAAAACATTTAGGAGCTGATATGGTTTTTGCCTGGCCAACTTCAGAAATTGCCGTTATGGGTGCTAAAGGCGCTGTAGAAGTAATCTCTAGCTACAAACAAGAAATAAATAACGCAGCAGATAAAACAGCAAAAACAACTGAAAAAATTAATGAATATGAAAAAGCTTTTAATGTTCCATATTTAGCTGCAGAAAGAGGCTATATTGATGAAGTAATTTTACCAAGTGAAACTAGAGAAAGACTTATAGCTGCTTTAGAAGCTTTAAGTTCAAAATCTGAAATAACACCACCAAAAAAACACGGAAACATTCCACAATAATTATATTAATTATGACATTAATTGAAAAAAAGAAACGTGCAGCAGTAATAGCGGTTAGTTATTATATGCAAAACCAAAATTCAGAAACTAATACAACTATAGACACCTGGAGTAAAATGGGAATTAGTAGAACTATACACGATAGAAAAATTTTAGAACGCAAAGGAAAAACTATTGGAATTAAAATTTTTTAATAGCAACTATTAAACTTTAATTAATATGAAATTTGATAACCACGGAGTATTAAAAATGGCACCAGTTGCTTATGGTGCAGATAGAGCAAAAGCCACAAACCCAATAAAAATTCAAGATTTAAGTTTTCGTGATGGACACCAATCTTTATTTGCAACCAGAGGTAGAACTGAAGATATGATTCCTCTTGCCGAACAAATGGATGAAATTGGATTTCACGCCATAGAAACTTGGGGTGGAGCTACATTCGACACCATGCATCGCTACTTAGCAGAAGACCCTTGGGAAAGATTAAGAATATTAAAAAAACATATGCCTAAAACACCTTTTTTTATGTTATTAAGAGGACAAAATGTAGTTGGGTATAGAAATTATGCAGATGATGTTGTACAAAATTTTGTACAAAGAGCTTGTGATAATGGTATTGATATTTTTCGCTGTTTCGATGCTTTAAACGATTACAGAAATTTTGAAACTGCAGCTAAAGTTGTAAAACAAAATAACATGCATTTTCAAGGCACTATCTGCTATACGTTAACAGAACCAAGAATGGGTGGTGAAATATACAATATAGATTACTATATTAATAAAGCAAAAGAACTTATTGATTTTGGAGTAGATTCTATTTGTATTAAAGATATGGCAGGCTTAATTGCTCCTTATGATATTTATAATTTAATTGTTGAATTAAAAAAAATAACAGATATCCCATTAAATCTTCATACACATTTTACATCAGGTATGGGAGATTTATCAATTTTTAAAGCCATTGAAGCTGGTATTGATATTGTAGACACTTGTATGTCTCCATATGCTTACAGAACCTCACATGCTGCAATTGAACCTTTAGTTATGTCATTATTAGGTACCAATAGAGATACCGGTTTTGATATTAAAAAATTATCTAAAATAAGCGCTCAAATGGAAGAAATAATTCCAAAATACAAGCACTTAGCTAACAACCCTAAATATGCCATTATAGATACCGATGTAATTTTACATCAAACTCCTGGAGGAATGTTATCTAACTTAGTGAATCAATTAAAAGCAATGGATTCTTTAGATAAGCTAGACGATGTATTTAAAATGCTTCCTAAAGTTAGAAAAGATTTAGGTCAAATCCCTTTAGTAACACCTACCAGCCAAATAGTTGGAGTGCAAACAGTTAATAATGTTTTATTTGATTCATACGAAGGTGAATACTCTAGAATTACACAAGAAGTTAAAGATTTATGTTATGGTTTATATGGAAAAACAACAAAACCAATTAATCCAGAACTTAGAAAAAAAGCTTTAAAAGATTACCCTAGAGGTGAGCAACATATTGAATGCAGACCAGGAAGTATTTTAGAACCAGAAATGGCTGCTGTAAAAGAAAAATCTGATGGATTAGCAAAAGATATAGATGACGAATTAATTTTAGCCTTATATCCTGTTACCGGTAAAAGATTCTTAAAATGGAAATATGGAATAGAAGAAATTCCAAAAGAAGCCATTCCAAAAACTATTGAAGATGTAAAAAAAGAAAGTGATTTAATTGCAAAAGCACTTGCTGGAGAATTGACTGCTGGAAAAAAAGCGAATGGTCAAATGCATGAAATGGAAGTAATTGTTGATGGTGAAAAATTCAACGTTGCAATTCCTAACAACAAAGCAATGGCTAGACCTGCACGTAAAAAGAAAGAAGGAAAAGCAGTTAATAAAAACGAAAAAGCTGTGTTATCTCCAATTCCAGGTATGATTGTTGAATACAAGAAAAAAAATGGCGACACTGTAAAGGCCGGTGAAATTATTGTTGTTCTTGAAGCCATGAAAATGATGAATAATTTTGAAGCTAATAAAGATGGAGTCTTATCTGGAATCAAATACGATTCAGGTGATTCTGTAGCTAAAAATGATGTATTATTTGTAATTGATTAAATTAAAAAGCTGTTTAAAAAATTTTAAAATAATGACTCTAAATCTTATCCAAAACCTCATCATATTTAAATACAATTAGTATGAGAGCTTGCGTAAATTTAGCTTGACAAAATTTAATTTTTAAACAGCTTTTTTATTGGAATTTATTTTAAAATAAAATGGTAAAGAACTAATCTTTAACCCCTAATTTACCTAAAATAATTTCTAACAAACACCATTTTGTAAACCCGCGTTGAAATAAATTTGCACCTACAAATGCAGTAAACCAAAGCCAATTAATGTTTACTTTTATAGCAAGAAGTAAACTAATTAATATAAAAGCTCCAGGAATAATATTCATTAATCTTGATTTCATTATTTTCTTTTTTTAGTTAATATATTTTTCTATATCCAAAACAATTGCTTTAATTGGATTGGATTTTGATTTTTCAGCATTAAACTTTTCCACCTCTTTAAATATAGTATCTACTTTATCTTCTGTAGTAAAAGAAAAATATAATTTAGAGTCGTGTGTATCTCGTTGAGCAGAAAACCAATTGTCTTGAATAGTTTTTAAAGGATAAAATTTTTGACCTTGAATATCAGAGGTACTGTACACCAATATTTCTGCTTTTTTAAAAAATTTACAAACATCCTTTTCAAATTGTGATACGCTTGTTATTAATAGTAGTTTCATATTAATTTGGTTTATAGTGAATAATGCTATTTATTTTTTTCTAATATCTCGATATTTTAGAATAATACTTCAACTCCACCAAATTATGGTTACTTAGTGGAATTGAAATAAATTTTATAAAAACCTTAAATAAATTCAGGTTAACTATTTTATATTATTTTTCTGGGTGTTTATGTTTTTCTGTCATATAATATACTAGTGGTACTACTAATAAAGTTAAAACAGTTGCTGTAATTGTTCCCCCCATTAATGAAATTGCTAAACCTTGGAAAATTGGATCAAATAGAATTACAAATGCACCTATTACCACGGTTCCAGCAGTTAGTAAAATTGGAGTTGTTCTAACAGCACCAGCTTCTATTACAGCTTGTTTTAATGGCACTCCATCTTGCAACCTTAACTCAATAAAGTCAATCAACAATACTGAATTCCGCACCATAATACCTGCTAAAGCAATCATACCAATCATAGACGTTGCAGTAAAAAACGCTCCCATTAACCAGTGACCAACAATAATACCAACCATAGAAAGCGGAATTGCAACTAACATAACTAAAGGCGCTTTAAAGTTTTGGAACCAACCCACAATTAATAAGTAAATAACAAATATTGCAATGGCAAAAGCAGCTCCTAAATCTCTAAAAACTTCGTATGTAATTTGCCATTCTCCATCCCATTTTACAGTATAATTATCTTCGTGTAGTGGTTGTTGATTAAATTCTTCATTTAAAGTGAACCCTGTAGGGACTTTAATTTCACCCAATCTATCACTCATATTTAAAATTCCATACACAGGACTTTCTAATTCCCCAGCCATATCTGCAATTACATATACAACACGTTTTTGATTTTTACGGTAAATTGACTTCTCTCTTATTTTTTCTTCAACTTTAATTAAGTCTCCAACAGGAATTGCAACTCCCATTTGCGAAATAACTTTTAATTGTTTTATATCATTTATTGAAGATTTTTCTTTCTCATCTAAAGCTAATACTAAGCCAACTTGCTCATTTGCTGTTTCTTTATACAATGTTGAAATTGGTTGCTCAGAAAGTGCCATTTTTAAAGTTGCTACAATTTGCTGAGGAGCAACACCATTTAACATTGCCTTTTCTTTATCAATTACAAAATTAAATTCTGTTTGGTTTGCCTCAATCATATCGTCAACATCAACAATATCACTAGTTGTTGAAACAATTTCTTTTAATTGTTTTGCTATATTAATTTGCTCTTTATAATCTGGCCCATAAACTTCAGCAACTATTGTAGACATTACAGGTGGTCCTGGTGGAACCTCTACCAATTTAACATTGGCATTAAAATGTTTTCCTATTGTTTGAATTTCGGCTCTTAATTTTTTTGCAACATCATGACTTTGCTCTGATCGATTTTCTTTATCAATTAAGTTTACTTGAATATCTGCCATATTAGAACCTCCACGTAAATCGTAATGACGTACCAAACCATTAAATGTAATTGGTGCAGAAGTTCCTACAAAACTTTGATAATTATCTACTTCTGGTCTTTGAGATAAATAATTAGCTATTTCTCTTGTAACTGCCGAAGTGTTTTCTAAAGTTGTACCTTCTGGCATATCTATCACCACCTGAAACTCATTTTTATTATCAAAAGGTAACATTTTAACGGCTACACCTTTAGTATAAAATAATGCCATTGAAGCTAATAATAGTAACGAAGTAAGTCCTAAAAACACCCAACGTTTCTTTTTATTTTGAAGTAATGGTCTTTCTAGTTTATTATATAACTTAAATATAAATGTTGTTTCTACACCTTGTTTTTCCTTTTCTTCTTGTTTATTTTTTTCTCTTAAAATATAATACCCTAAATAAGGTGTAATTGTAAGGGCAACAAATAAAGAAATTATCATTGCAATGGAAGCTCCTATAGGCATTGGACTCATATAAGGCCCCATTAAACCAGACACGAAAGCCATTGGTAAAACAGATGCAATTACAGTAAATGTTGCTAAAATTGTTGGATTACCAACCTCGTTAATAGCATATAAAGCAGCCTGTTTGAAAGGCAGTCGTTTCATTTTAAAATGCCTGTGCATATTTTCAGCAATAATAATAGAGTCATCTACCACAATACCTGTTACAAATACCAAAGCAAATAGTGTAATTCTATTTAAGGTATAGTCTAACATATAATAGCTAAACAACGTCATAGCAAATGTAATTGGAACCGATAGAAATACTACCAAACCACCACGCCAGCCCATAGCTAACATAACTACAATTGTTACTGCCAAAATTGATCCTATTAAATGCATTAATAGTTCAGAAACTTTATGAGATGCTGTTTCACCATAATTACGTGTAACTGTCATATGTACATCATCAGGCAATAAATCTTGACGTAAATACTCTACTTTATCAAGTATTTTCTCTGATATTTTCATTGCATCAGCACCTTTTCTTTTCCCTATAGAAATAGTAACTGCAGGATATTCTGAATCGTAATTTTCAGATAATTCGTTTGCCTTTCCATAACCAAAAGACACGTATTCTTTTGGTATTTCAGGTCCATCTGTAATGGTTGCAATCTGTTTTAAATAAACAGGCATATTTTGTTGTACACCAACAACTAAATTTTCTACATCTTCTATATTTGTTAAAAAATTTCCCGTATTTACAAGGTACTCTGTATTATTACTGTCAAAACTACCTGAAGTTAATTGTTGGTTATTTGCTTGGATTTTTTGCGTAATACTTAACATATCCAAGCCGCTTTCTGCCATTTTATCTTTATCTAAAACAACACGTACTTGTCTATTTCTTCCACCAATTGTTTTGGTAATTGCAACATCATTAATTTTTTCAATTTCACTAGTTAATTCATTTGCAACTTGTTTTAATTGATAGTCATCATATGTTTCGCTCCATAATGTAAGTGCTAACATTGGAACATCATCAATTGCTCTTGTTTTAACCAATGGCATAGAAACACCTTGCGGCATTTGATCCATATGCTTCATAATTTCATTATAAAGCTTTACAAACGAACGCTCAATATCTTCACCTACATAAAATTGTACTATTAACATTGCTTGTTCATTCATAGAAGTAGAATACACATATTCTATTCCTTTTATGTTTGAAACAATTTTTTCTAAGGGTTTTATTACTCTTGATTCTACTTCAATAGAACTTGCTCCTGGATAACTTACAAAAACATCTGCAATGGGTACATCTATTTGTGGCTCTTCTTCTCTTGGAATTAAAAATGAACTATACACACCAATGACCATAAACATAATCATTAACAAAATAGTTAATTTTGAATTCATAAATACTTTGGCTATTCCGCCAGCTAATCCTTCTTTCATAATTATTGTACGTTAAGTTTAGAACCGTTAACAATTTTACTTTCAGCTGTTAAAACAAATTTATCATCTACAGACAATCCAGATAAGACTTCTACCTTATCGCCAAATTCTTTTCCTAAACGCAACCAACGTAATAATGCAGTATTAGACTGACTTACAACATAAACACCTCTTAACTCTCCTCGTTCTACAATTGAAGCAGTTGGAATTAAAATTGGTGTATTTTCTTCTGAAGCTTTTTCCGTTGGAAATTGTACTGAAGCAAACATTCCAGATAATAATTTAACCGCTGTTTCTTCTAATACAATTTTAACTAAATATTGCCCTCCAGTATTTTTGGTTGAAGAACTAACCTCTGTAACAGTTCCATTTAAAATTTGATTGGTAGACTTTATTAAAACCGACACAGTACTCCCATTTTTTATTGAAGTAATTTCAGATTCTGGAACCATGGCAATTACTTGAAACTTACTTGGGTTTTCTATACTAATTAAAGGCACACCTGGATTTGCCATATCTCCAGCATTTATAAACTTACCAGTAATTACACCACTAAAAGGCGCTGTAATATTTGAATATGATAATTGTGCATTTACTTGATTTTTCATTTGATTAGCAGCTTCTAAACGCGCTTTTGCCATTTCGTAATTTGCAGTCATATCGTCCATTTCTTTTTGTGAAGCACTATTAGTCTCAAACAATGCTTTAAAACGATTGTAATCTTTCTCTGCACTATTAAACGCAGCTGTAGCTTCTGCTATTGAAGCGCCTACTTGAGCTTTTTGAGCTGAAATATCTGCACTGTTTATACTTAATAATAGTTGTCCTTTAGAAACTTTATCTCCAACATTCACATGAACTTTATTTACA
This window encodes:
- a CDS encoding uracil-xanthine permease family protein encodes the protein MKQNQILTNTSNPVKRIIIGIQFLFVAFGATVLVPLLIDIDPAVALFTAGVGTLIFHLITKGKVPVFLGSSFAFIAPIIAATKLYGYPGALGGIIAVGIVYSIVSAIIKLWGLRVIEKIFPAVVVGPVIMIIGLSLASTGVDMAKSNWPIAIAVLATAIIIVTFTKGLIKLIPIFIGIVVGYVISIFTGLVDFSPVNEAAWFAFPKFTSPEFNWGAILYMIPVAIAPIIEHIGDMYAIGGVANKKFVKDPGLHRTLLGDGVATAFAGFFGGPPNTTYSEVTGAVALTKITDPRVLRIAAVTAIVFSVIGKISAILKTIPSAVLGGIMLLLFGMIASIGIRTLIDAKTDFSITRNQVIVSIILTVGIGGAQIGFGNFSLAGIGLASVVGVILNLILPNKSKPIKGSHVEE
- a CDS encoding acyl-CoA carboxylase subunit beta is translated as MKVVDKIAHLIERRKKTVQMGGKDRIEKQHAKGKLTARERLNLLFDEDTFHEVDAFVKHRSVNFGMESIEIESDGVIVGYGLVNGRTVFAYSQDFTSRGGSLGEMNASKICKIMDLAIKAGAPIVGLNDSGGARVEEGVDALKGYGDIFFRNSRASGVVPQISAIMGPCAGGAVYSPAMTDFVFMVKETSHMFITSPYVIKTVTGEETTFEDLGGAMVHNSKSGNAHFACENDEDCIEQIRDLLDYLPNNNMENAPILETGDDPKRMCDTLDNIIPDDSKVPYDMKEIIEEVLDGNDFYEVHEYFAENCIVGFGRLNNRSVGIIANQPMILAGCLDIDASDKISRFMRTCDAFNIPLITFVDVPGYLPGVHQEWNGIIRHGAKLLWSYSESTVPKITVVVRKDYGGAYLAMSSKHLGADMVFAWPTSEIAVMGAKGAVEVISSYKQEINNAADKTAKTTEKINEYEKAFNVPYLAAERGYIDEVILPSETRERLIAALEALSSKSEITPPKKHGNIPQ
- a CDS encoding pyruvate carboxylase subunit B, which translates into the protein MKFDNHGVLKMAPVAYGADRAKATNPIKIQDLSFRDGHQSLFATRGRTEDMIPLAEQMDEIGFHAIETWGGATFDTMHRYLAEDPWERLRILKKHMPKTPFFMLLRGQNVVGYRNYADDVVQNFVQRACDNGIDIFRCFDALNDYRNFETAAKVVKQNNMHFQGTICYTLTEPRMGGEIYNIDYYINKAKELIDFGVDSICIKDMAGLIAPYDIYNLIVELKKITDIPLNLHTHFTSGMGDLSIFKAIEAGIDIVDTCMSPYAYRTSHAAIEPLVMSLLGTNRDTGFDIKKLSKISAQMEEIIPKYKHLANNPKYAIIDTDVILHQTPGGMLSNLVNQLKAMDSLDKLDDVFKMLPKVRKDLGQIPLVTPTSQIVGVQTVNNVLFDSYEGEYSRITQEVKDLCYGLYGKTTKPINPELRKKALKDYPRGEQHIECRPGSILEPEMAAVKEKSDGLAKDIDDELILALYPVTGKRFLKWKYGIEEIPKEAIPKTIEDVKKESDLIAKALAGELTAGKKANGQMHEMEVIVDGEKFNVAIPNNKAMARPARKKKEGKAVNKNEKAVLSPIPGMIVEYKKKNGDTVKAGEIIVVLEAMKMMNNFEANKDGVLSGIKYDSGDSVAKNDVLFVID
- a CDS encoding DUF2892 domain-containing protein, which translates into the protein MKSRLMNIIPGAFILISLLLAIKVNINWLWFTAFVGANLFQRGFTKWCLLEIILGKLGVKD
- a CDS encoding efflux RND transporter permease subunit is translated as MKEGLAGGIAKVFMNSKLTILLMIMFMVIGVYSSFLIPREEEPQIDVPIADVFVSYPGASSIEVESRVIKPLEKIVSNIKGIEYVYSTSMNEQAMLIVQFYVGEDIERSFVKLYNEIMKHMDQMPQGVSMPLVKTRAIDDVPMLALTLWSETYDDYQLKQVANELTSEIEKINDVAITKTIGGRNRQVRVVLDKDKMAESGLDMLSITQKIQANNQQLTSGSFDSNNTEYLVNTGNFLTNIEDVENLVVGVQQNMPVYLKQIATITDGPEIPKEYVSFGYGKANELSENYDSEYPAVTISIGKRKGADAMKISEKILDKVEYLRQDLLPDDVHMTVTRNYGETASHKVSELLMHLIGSILAVTIVVMLAMGWRGGLVVFLSVPITFAMTLFSYYMLDYTLNRITLFALVFVTGIVVDDSIIIAENMHRHFKMKRLPFKQAALYAINEVGNPTILATFTVIASVLPMAFVSGLMGPYMSPMPIGASIAMIISLFVALTITPYLGYYILREKNKQEEKEKQGVETTFIFKLYNKLERPLLQNKKKRWVFLGLTSLLLLASMALFYTKGVAVKMLPFDNKNEFQVVIDMPEGTTLENTSAVTREIANYLSQRPEVDNYQSFVGTSAPITFNGLVRHYDLRGGSNMADIQVNLIDKENRSEQSHDVAKKLRAEIQTIGKHFNANVKLVEVPPGPPVMSTIVAEVYGPDYKEQINIAKQLKEIVSTTSDIVDVDDMIEANQTEFNFVIDKEKAMLNGVAPQQIVATLKMALSEQPISTLYKETANEQVGLVLALDEKEKSSINDIKQLKVISQMGVAIPVGDLIKVEEKIREKSIYRKNQKRVVYVIADMAGELESPVYGILNMSDRLGEIKVPTGFTLNEEFNQQPLHEDNYTVKWDGEWQITYEVFRDLGAAFAIAIFVIYLLIVGWFQNFKAPLVMLVAIPLSMVGIIVGHWLMGAFFTATSMIGMIALAGIMVRNSVLLIDFIELRLQDGVPLKQAVIEAGAVRTTPILLTAGTVVIGAFVILFDPIFQGLAISLMGGTITATVLTLLVVPLVYYMTEKHKHPEK
- a CDS encoding efflux RND transporter periplasmic adaptor subunit, giving the protein MKNIFKILTVITLTIITSCGDDKAKVVDNRVAVDVTISTPSSEVGNFITASGKVEAAQNANLSTRNMGYVNKVHVNVGDKVSKGQLLLSINSADISAQKAQVGASIAEATAAFNSAEKDYNRFKALFETNSASQKEMDDMTANYEMAKARLEAANQMKNQVNAQLSYSNITAPFSGVITGKFINAGDMANPGVPLISIENPSKFQVIAMVPESEITSIKNGSTVSVLIKSTNQILNGTVTEVSSSTKNTGGQYLVKIVLEETAVKLLSGMFASVQFPTEKASEENTPILIPTASIVERGELRGVYVVSQSNTALLRWLRLGKEFGDKVEVLSGLSVDDKFVLTAESKIVNGSKLNVQ